A window from Synechococcus sp. RSCCF101 encodes these proteins:
- a CDS encoding EAL domain-containing protein: MTGPQSGRGEHGERAPSSGELDALFQALPIPLWWLDCSALNQRQQSGVRPVAANPAARALLGCADSSDALAAVQSPEDSSLGGAIGTVLLHLCDGRPPAAVSAVLPAANGRELTVSVGAVALPVQSQPWDRIWLWLAPTSDVTQPLARRTTGTTVLVCRAEVDDYEKLRGLWTSEAVHEVMAATVNRVRAILREEDSVRRVGSHGLTMTIQGLEKEADGISLVERILDTTSQPIQLDDGEARISLSIGAASSDQSIGQPQALLNSATLALGEARLNGGNRMAFYDASWGNARIDRQQLCDAIERGLENGEFTLFYQPQVDLVSREILGLEALIRWQHPEKGLLLPGAFLPVIDDTALAVELGEWVLDEALNQLKAWMRQGLLMKAAVNISSAHLLAGDFPRRLRKRLDQHPEINPADVEIEILESTAFSDFERAQDIILECHRHGVRFSLDDFGTGYCSLAYCRSLPVDQLKVDQSFVRDMLRNPTDMEIVESIAQLADVFGMEVIAEGIEDPEHAVILPSLNCHRGQGYAIGRPMPPGHLREWIEAWTSAPGWGTQMEVFNRFNIQLVIAAHCHLAWIDQLLKALADHDSAQIRSLARTGCPFRTWYAGRGKKRYGHLPGYGVIGEIHRQSERMARQLIDGSGPAGSTTRADVIEVMTGLRAEFVSSLAGLLRSLREDGPYPS, from the coding sequence TTGACCGGCCCGCAATCTGGTCGGGGCGAGCATGGTGAGCGCGCACCCTCCAGCGGTGAGCTGGACGCCCTGTTTCAGGCACTGCCCATCCCCCTCTGGTGGCTGGACTGCTCGGCGCTGAACCAGCGGCAACAGAGCGGAGTCCGACCGGTGGCCGCCAACCCGGCCGCCCGTGCTCTGCTCGGATGCGCGGACTCAAGCGATGCTCTGGCGGCGGTGCAGAGCCCTGAGGACTCCAGCCTTGGAGGGGCCATCGGGACGGTTCTGCTGCACCTGTGTGATGGGCGGCCGCCAGCAGCGGTGTCCGCCGTGCTGCCGGCAGCCAACGGCAGGGAGCTGACGGTGTCTGTCGGCGCGGTCGCGCTGCCGGTCCAGTCGCAGCCGTGGGACCGGATCTGGCTCTGGCTGGCGCCGACGAGTGATGTCACGCAGCCATTGGCTCGCCGAACAACGGGAACCACCGTTCTGGTCTGCCGGGCCGAGGTGGATGACTACGAGAAGCTGCGGGGCCTGTGGACCTCGGAGGCGGTGCATGAGGTGATGGCCGCCACCGTGAACCGGGTCAGGGCCATCCTGCGCGAGGAGGATTCCGTGCGGCGGGTCGGCAGCCATGGCCTGACCATGACGATCCAGGGCCTGGAGAAGGAAGCGGATGGCATCAGCCTGGTGGAGCGGATTCTCGACACCACAAGCCAACCCATCCAGCTGGACGATGGCGAGGCCAGGATCTCGCTCAGCATCGGGGCAGCCTCCAGCGATCAGAGCATCGGCCAACCTCAGGCGCTGCTGAACAGTGCAACGCTCGCCCTGGGCGAGGCCAGGCTGAATGGTGGGAACCGAATGGCGTTCTATGACGCCAGCTGGGGCAACGCGCGGATCGACCGTCAGCAGCTCTGCGATGCGATCGAACGCGGCCTGGAGAATGGCGAGTTCACCCTCTTCTATCAGCCTCAGGTGGATCTCGTCAGCAGAGAGATCCTGGGGCTTGAAGCCCTGATTCGCTGGCAGCATCCTGAGAAGGGCCTGCTGCTGCCGGGAGCCTTCCTCCCAGTGATCGATGACACGGCTCTGGCCGTGGAGCTGGGCGAGTGGGTGCTGGACGAAGCGCTGAACCAGCTGAAGGCATGGATGCGGCAGGGCCTCCTGATGAAGGCGGCCGTGAACATCAGCAGCGCGCACCTGCTGGCCGGAGACTTCCCAAGGCGGTTGAGGAAGCGACTCGACCAGCATCCGGAGATCAATCCGGCAGACGTCGAGATCGAGATTCTTGAATCAACCGCTTTCTCGGATTTCGAGCGAGCTCAGGACATCATCCTGGAATGCCACCGGCACGGGGTTCGCTTTTCCCTCGACGACTTCGGGACTGGCTATTGCTCGCTCGCCTATTGCAGATCCCTCCCCGTCGATCAGCTCAAGGTGGACCAGAGCTTCGTGCGAGACATGCTGCGGAACCCAACCGACATGGAGATCGTTGAGAGCATTGCCCAGCTGGCCGATGTCTTCGGCATGGAGGTGATCGCGGAGGGCATCGAGGATCCGGAGCACGCCGTGATTCTCCCCTCCCTCAACTGCCATCGCGGTCAGGGCTACGCGATCGGGCGACCGATGCCGCCAGGTCATCTCCGGGAATGGATCGAAGCCTGGACCAGCGCACCGGGGTGGGGCACACAGATGGAGGTGTTCAATCGCTTCAACATCCAGCTCGTGATTGCAGCCCATTGCCATCTGGCATGGATCGATCAACTGCTGAAGGCCCTGGCCGACCATGATTCGGCGCAGATCCGATCGCTGGCTCGCACAGGCTGCCCCTTCCGCACCTGGTATGCAGGCCGGGGCAAAAAACGCTACGGGCACCTGCCTGGCTATGGCGTGATTGGCGAGATCCACCGGCAGTCGGAACGGATGGCACGGCAACTGATCGACGGATCCGGGCCGGCGGGCAGCACGACACGAGCGGATGTGATTGAGGTGATGACGGGGCTGCGCGCCGAGTTCGTGAGCAGCCTGGCCGGGCTGCTCAGGAGCCTGCGGGAGGATGGCCCCTACCCCAGCTAG
- a CDS encoding glutaredoxin family protein, producing the protein MALTLVLFSRTGCCLCQQLEQRLRRLELPWPLEVRRIDADPALRLRYDLEVPVLAAADPGSGGWRDLPRPSPRLQGEALGRWLERAMATAAQARLGPPSSD; encoded by the coding sequence ATGGCCCTGACCCTGGTGCTGTTCAGCCGCACGGGCTGCTGCCTCTGCCAGCAGCTGGAGCAGCGGCTGCGCCGGCTAGAGCTGCCCTGGCCGCTGGAGGTGCGCCGCATCGATGCCGATCCCGCCCTGCGGCTGCGCTACGACCTGGAGGTGCCGGTTCTGGCGGCCGCCGATCCGGGCAGTGGCGGCTGGCGGGATCTGCCCAGGCCCTCGCCCCGGCTGCAGGGGGAGGCGCTCGGCCGCTGGCTCGAGCGGGCGATGGCCACAGCCGCGCAGGCCAGACTGGGGCCTCCATCCAGCGATTGA
- a CDS encoding UDP-N-acetylmuramoyl-L-alanyl-D-glutamate--2,6-diaminopimelate ligase: MSQMLHPLLRSVGLAVPEGLANAEVRAVTCDSRMVRPGTLFLGLPGQSVDGGCFWPQALEAGAAAAVIGPAAAAQRPPGHPDAVVVVEEPVAAWAGLLAASFWHHPSSRFQLIGVTGTNGKTTTTHLIEHLSKAVRKPAALFGTMVNRWPGTSTSAQHTTAFADQLQAQLALAAEAGTCVAAMEVSSHALDQQRVRGCDFAGAVFTNLSQDHLDYHPSMEAYFEAKCRLFHAPLLRGDGVRAVVNSDDDWGRRLAADLGDACWRSSLEDPGAELHLRDLQFSKDGVSGTVVTPAGSAPFRSILLGRFNLMNALQAIGALVQRGHPLKGVVSGLPSFRGVAGRMEQVQVAGAVCDSLPAVLVDYAHTPDGLEKALEAARPFTRGRLICVFGCGGDRDRSKRPQMGAIAARLSDRIVVTSDNPRTEDPQRILDDVMAGVPDAAGTTVEGDRARAIALGIAEAGADDLVLIAGKGHEDYQIIGSTKIHFDDREEAEKALRLRLRSRA, translated from the coding sequence GTGAGCCAGATGCTCCATCCCCTGCTCCGGTCGGTCGGGCTGGCCGTTCCCGAGGGCCTCGCCAATGCGGAGGTGCGGGCCGTCACCTGCGACTCCCGCATGGTGCGGCCGGGAACGCTGTTTCTCGGTCTGCCCGGCCAGTCGGTGGACGGCGGCTGCTTCTGGCCCCAGGCCCTGGAGGCCGGAGCCGCGGCGGCGGTGATCGGCCCGGCCGCCGCCGCGCAGCGGCCCCCCGGCCACCCGGATGCCGTCGTGGTGGTGGAGGAACCGGTGGCCGCCTGGGCGGGCCTGCTGGCCGCCTCCTTCTGGCATCACCCCTCCTCCCGCTTCCAGCTGATCGGGGTGACGGGGACCAACGGCAAGACCACCACCACCCATCTGATCGAGCACCTGAGCAAGGCGGTGCGGAAACCGGCCGCCCTGTTCGGCACCATGGTCAACCGCTGGCCCGGCACCAGTACCAGCGCCCAGCACACCACCGCCTTCGCCGATCAGCTGCAGGCCCAGCTGGCCCTCGCCGCCGAGGCCGGCACCTGCGTGGCGGCGATGGAGGTGAGTTCCCATGCCCTCGACCAGCAGCGCGTGCGCGGCTGTGATTTCGCCGGGGCGGTGTTCACCAACCTCAGCCAGGACCACCTCGACTATCACCCCAGCATGGAGGCCTATTTCGAGGCCAAATGCCGGTTGTTCCATGCCCCCTTGCTGCGCGGCGACGGCGTGCGGGCGGTGGTGAACAGCGATGACGACTGGGGGCGACGGCTGGCGGCCGATCTCGGCGATGCCTGCTGGCGCTCCTCACTGGAGGACCCGGGGGCCGAGCTGCATCTGCGCGATCTGCAGTTCTCCAAGGACGGGGTGAGCGGAACGGTGGTGACCCCAGCCGGCAGCGCCCCGTTCCGTTCCATCCTGCTGGGCCGGTTCAACCTGATGAATGCCCTGCAGGCCATCGGTGCCCTGGTGCAGCGGGGCCATCCCCTGAAGGGAGTGGTGAGCGGCCTGCCCAGCTTCCGCGGTGTGGCCGGGCGCATGGAGCAGGTGCAGGTGGCCGGTGCCGTGTGCGACAGCCTGCCCGCCGTGCTGGTGGACTACGCCCACACCCCCGATGGTCTGGAAAAGGCCCTGGAGGCGGCCCGGCCCTTCACCCGGGGGCGGCTGATCTGCGTCTTCGGCTGCGGCGGAGACCGCGACCGCAGCAAACGGCCCCAGATGGGGGCGATCGCGGCCCGCCTCAGTGATCGGATCGTGGTGACCTCCGACAACCCCCGCACGGAGGACCCCCAGCGGATCCTCGATGACGTGATGGCCGGGGTCCCCGATGCCGCCGGCACCACGGTGGAGGGGGACCGGGCCCGGGCGATCGCCCTGGGCATCGCCGAGGCGGGAGCGGACGACCTGGTGCTGATCGCCGGCAAGGGCCATGAGGACTACCAGATCATCGGCAGCACCAAGATCCATTTCGACGACCGGGAGGAGGCCGAGAAGGCCCTGCGGCTCCGCCTGCGCTCCCGCGCCTGA
- a CDS encoding PLP-dependent aspartate aminotransferase family protein, whose translation MTRPDVDQSPASESGPAPGPATAAIHQGETYSAETGAVTAPLFLSSTFAHGNPGGFDYTRSGNPNFRILEGVLAGLEGARHATVFGSGVSAMTAVLSSLRQGDRVLCEENLYGCTVRLLEQVFARFGVEAEWLDFTAVDWPERFSALTAAAPPALIWLESPTNPLLKVIDLAAVSARARAIGVPVLVDNTFATPLLQQPLALGATLSLASTTKYVNGHSDVLGGVVCSNDPAWQERLRFAQKALGLQPSAFDSWLISRGVKTLSLRLERQCANAAAVAEALAAHPAVAALRYPFRADHPQQALARRQMRQGGAMITATLRAGEDQAYGFCKGLRYFTMAESLGGVESLVCHPATMTHAAVRPEVRRRLGIDAGLVRLSIGAEDSADLIADLQRGLDRLG comes from the coding sequence ATGACCCGCCCGGACGTCGATCAGTCACCGGCGAGCGAGTCCGGCCCGGCACCCGGTCCGGCCACAGCGGCTATCCATCAGGGAGAGACTTACAGCGCCGAGACCGGAGCGGTCACCGCACCGCTGTTTCTCTCCTCCACCTTCGCCCACGGCAATCCGGGCGGATTCGACTACACCCGGTCGGGCAACCCCAACTTCCGCATCCTCGAGGGGGTGCTGGCCGGCCTGGAGGGCGCCCGGCACGCCACGGTGTTCGGCTCCGGCGTCAGCGCCATGACCGCCGTGCTCTCCTCGCTGCGCCAGGGCGACCGGGTGCTCTGCGAGGAGAACCTCTACGGCTGCACGGTGCGTCTGCTTGAGCAGGTGTTCGCCCGCTTCGGCGTCGAGGCCGAGTGGCTGGACTTCACCGCGGTCGACTGGCCGGAGCGCTTCAGCGCGCTCACCGCCGCCGCCCCCCCGGCTCTGATCTGGCTGGAGAGTCCCACCAACCCCCTGCTGAAGGTGATCGACCTGGCGGCGGTGAGCGCGCGGGCCCGGGCGATCGGCGTGCCGGTGCTGGTGGACAACACCTTCGCCACACCCCTGCTGCAGCAGCCCCTGGCGCTGGGCGCCACCCTCTCGCTGGCCAGCACCACGAAGTACGTGAACGGCCATTCGGATGTGCTGGGTGGCGTGGTCTGCAGCAACGATCCGGCCTGGCAGGAGCGCCTCCGCTTCGCCCAGAAGGCGCTCGGACTGCAACCCTCCGCGTTCGACAGCTGGCTGATCAGTCGCGGCGTGAAGACCCTCTCCCTGCGCCTGGAGCGCCAGTGCGCCAATGCCGCCGCCGTGGCCGAGGCCCTGGCCGCCCACCCCGCCGTGGCCGCGCTGCGCTACCCCTTCCGGGCGGATCATCCCCAGCAGGCCCTGGCCCGCAGGCAGATGCGCCAGGGCGGGGCGATGATCACGGCCACCCTGCGGGCCGGTGAGGATCAGGCCTACGGCTTCTGCAAGGGTCTGCGCTACTTCACGATGGCCGAGAGCCTCGGTGGCGTGGAAAGCCTCGTCTGCCACCCGGCCACCATGACCCACGCCGCTGTGCGGCCTGAGGTGCGCCGGCGCCTGGGCATCGACGCCGGGCTGGTGCGTCTCTCCATCGGGGCCGAGGACAGCGCGGATCTGATCGCCGATCTGCAACGCGGGCTCGACCGGCTGGGGTGA
- a CDS encoding PLP-dependent transferase translates to MSGRNLLLDPCWQAIDLGHPLPDSPHAVSVALPRWRDVVAYEENDPACRAALRTAYPRFVMHPLLREVAEAALAQTSFASAWPFPSQAAAELARAHCLRVSPGSHTAVVPSGSLWCLLAAADATPAATAFWQHTGLGASSRLAAQALGREPVPPADHGRWARRQLQRRLAAIHGGRPERVRLLPSGMAALDLGLRAISALRPGRPTLQVGFPYVDVLKLPQVIHSGGELVLNGEPERLAEALDRVEPAAVIVELPSNPMLGCVDLPALAALTRARGIPLVVDDTIGSSLNIETRPHADLVFTSLTKSFAGRGDILAGSLVVSEDSPWREPLTALTAEPAAELSDADAIALERASRDVADRVARLNHHCALLAARLEGHPAVARVLHPAASPAFRRLLRPGGGSGCLLSFELRGGEASAARVYDSLRVCKGPSLGTPFTLVCPYVLLAHYHELAWAEGCGVPRSLLRVSVGLEPPEELWQRFESALERA, encoded by the coding sequence GTGAGCGGCCGCAACCTGCTGCTGGATCCCTGCTGGCAGGCGATCGACCTGGGGCATCCCCTGCCGGACAGCCCCCACGCCGTGTCGGTGGCGCTGCCGCGCTGGCGCGATGTGGTCGCCTATGAGGAGAACGACCCGGCCTGCCGGGCCGCCCTGCGCACGGCCTACCCGCGCTTCGTGATGCACCCGCTGCTGCGGGAGGTGGCCGAGGCCGCCCTGGCGCAGACCTCCTTCGCTTCCGCCTGGCCCTTCCCCAGCCAGGCCGCGGCGGAGCTGGCCAGGGCCCACTGCCTTCGGGTGAGCCCCGGGAGCCACACCGCGGTCGTGCCGAGCGGGAGCCTCTGGTGCCTGCTGGCCGCCGCGGACGCCACGCCGGCCGCCACCGCCTTCTGGCAGCACACCGGCCTCGGCGCCTCCTCGCGGCTGGCCGCCCAGGCCCTCGGCCGGGAGCCGGTGCCGCCGGCGGACCACGGCCGGTGGGCCCGGCGGCAGCTGCAGCGGCGTCTGGCCGCGATCCACGGCGGCAGGCCGGAGCGGGTGCGACTGCTGCCCTCCGGCATGGCGGCGCTCGATCTGGGCCTGCGGGCGATCTCCGCCCTGCGGCCCGGCCGCCCCACCCTGCAGGTGGGCTTCCCCTACGTGGATGTGCTCAAGCTGCCCCAGGTGATCCACAGCGGCGGCGAGCTGGTGCTGAACGGCGAGCCGGAGCGGCTGGCCGAGGCCCTCGATCGCGTCGAACCCGCGGCGGTGATCGTGGAACTGCCGAGCAACCCGATGCTGGGCTGCGTGGATCTGCCGGCCCTGGCGGCCCTCACCCGGGCGCGGGGCATTCCCCTGGTGGTGGACGACACGATCGGTTCGTCGCTGAACATCGAGACCCGGCCCCATGCCGATCTGGTGTTCACCTCCCTCACCAAGAGCTTCGCCGGCCGGGGCGACATCCTGGCCGGCAGCCTGGTTGTGAGCGAGGACTCGCCCTGGCGCGAGCCTCTCACCGCTCTCACCGCCGAGCCCGCCGCCGAGCTGAGCGATGCCGACGCCATCGCTCTGGAGCGGGCGTCGCGAGATGTGGCGGATCGGGTGGCGCGCCTCAACCACCACTGCGCGCTGCTGGCCGCACGGCTGGAGGGCCATCCGGCCGTGGCGCGCGTGCTGCACCCGGCCGCCAGCCCGGCCTTTCGCCGTCTGCTCCGTCCCGGAGGCGGCAGCGGCTGCCTGCTCTCGTTCGAGCTGCGGGGCGGAGAGGCCAGTGCGGCCCGGGTCTACGACAGCCTGCGGGTCTGCAAGGGGCCCAGCCTGGGCACGCCCTTCACCCTGGTCTGCCCGTACGTTCTGCTGGCTCATTACCACGAGCTCGCCTGGGCCGAAGGCTGCGGTGTGCCCCGCTCCCTGCTGCGGGTGTCGGTGGGACTGGAACCGCCCGAGGAGCTGTGGCAGCGGTTCGAGAGCGCCCTGGAGCGGGCCTGA
- the cysK gene encoding cysteine synthase A — MARIYDDNSLAIGNTPLVKLHSVTSNAKATVLAKIEGRNPAYSVKCRIGASMIWDAEKRGVLTKRHTIIEPTSGNTGIALAFTAAARGYELVLTMPESMSIERRRVMAVLGAKLILTEASKGMPGAIAKAREIAASDPDKYFMPGQFENPANPEIHFKTTGPEIWNDCDGAIDVLVAGVGTGGTITGVSRYIKNEAGKNILSVAVEPSHSPVISQTLNGEDPKPGPHKIQGIGAGFIPKNLDLSLVDRVEQVTNDESIAMALRLAKEEGLLVGISCGAAAAAAIRLAEQDEFAGKTIVVVLPDLAERYLSSVMFENVPSGIVEAPSLV; from the coding sequence ATGGCTCGCATCTACGACGACAACAGCCTCGCCATCGGCAACACACCCCTGGTGAAGCTGCACTCGGTCACCAGCAACGCCAAGGCCACGGTGCTGGCCAAGATCGAGGGGCGCAACCCCGCCTACAGCGTCAAGTGCCGGATCGGCGCCAGCATGATCTGGGATGCGGAGAAGCGCGGCGTTCTCACCAAGCGCCACACGATCATCGAGCCCACCTCCGGCAACACCGGCATCGCCCTGGCCTTCACCGCGGCGGCCCGCGGCTACGAGCTGGTGCTCACCATGCCGGAATCGATGTCGATCGAGCGGCGCAGGGTGATGGCCGTTCTCGGCGCCAAGCTGATCCTCACCGAAGCCTCCAAGGGCATGCCCGGTGCGATCGCCAAGGCCCGTGAGATCGCCGCCAGCGACCCGGACAAGTACTTCATGCCCGGGCAGTTCGAGAACCCGGCCAACCCCGAGATCCACTTCAAGACCACCGGCCCGGAGATCTGGAACGACTGCGACGGCGCCATCGATGTGCTGGTGGCCGGCGTCGGCACCGGCGGCACCATCACCGGCGTGTCGCGCTACATCAAGAACGAGGCCGGCAAGAACATCCTCTCGGTGGCGGTGGAACCCAGCCACAGCCCGGTGATCAGCCAGACCCTCAACGGTGAGGACCCCAAGCCCGGCCCCCACAAGATCCAGGGCATCGGCGCCGGCTTCATCCCCAAGAACCTCGACCTGAGCCTGGTGGACCGGGTGGAGCAGGTCACCAACGACGAATCGATCGCCATGGCCCTGCGTCTGGCCAAGGAGGAGGGCCTGCTGGTGGGCATCTCCTGCGGCGCCGCCGCCGCCGCCGCCATCCGCCTGGCGGAACAGGACGAGTTCGCCGGCAAGACGATCGTGGTGGTGCTGCCGGATCTGGCCGAGCGCTACCTGTCCTCGGTGATGTTCGAGAACGTGCCCTCCGGCATCGTCGAGGCACCGTCCCTGGTCTGA
- the yidD gene encoding membrane protein insertion efficiency factor YidD produces MALVRAYRRWISPLMAPRCRFIPSCSAYALEALERHGLWRGGWLTLRRLLRCHPFTPCGCDPVPD; encoded by the coding sequence ATGGCCCTCGTGCGGGCCTATCGCCGCTGGATCTCCCCCCTGATGGCTCCCCGCTGCCGCTTCATCCCCTCCTGCAGCGCCTATGCGCTTGAGGCGCTGGAGCGCCATGGCCTCTGGCGGGGCGGCTGGCTCACTCTGCGCCGGCTGCTGCGCTGCCATCCCTTCACGCCCTGCGGCTGCGACCCGGTGCCCGACTGA
- a CDS encoding response regulator transcription factor, with protein sequence MTKTVLVIDDDASVRKAFALSLSDEADLEVVLAASGEEGLAAARSRQPCLIYLDLRMPGMNGVETLRQLRRQGYSGRVYIVTAFHKEFFQDLAAARSEQISFDLVMKPLERDQIISITRAIVDQATTVLPPS encoded by the coding sequence ATGACCAAAACCGTTCTGGTGATTGATGACGACGCCTCCGTCCGCAAAGCGTTTGCCCTGAGTCTCTCTGACGAAGCCGATCTGGAGGTGGTGCTCGCGGCATCCGGCGAGGAGGGGCTGGCCGCCGCCCGATCCAGGCAGCCCTGTCTGATTTATCTCGATCTTCGGATGCCGGGAATGAACGGCGTGGAAACGCTGCGGCAGCTCCGCAGGCAGGGTTATTCCGGTCGGGTGTACATCGTCACGGCCTTTCACAAGGAATTCTTCCAGGATCTGGCTGCAGCCCGGTCGGAGCAGATCAGCTTCGATCTGGTCATGAAGCCTCTGGAACGCGACCAGATCATCAGCATCACCCGGGCCATCGTTGATCAGGCCACCACGGTGCTGCCCCCGTCATGA
- the rpsD gene encoding 30S ribosomal protein S4 produces the protein MSRYRGPRLRITRRLGDLPGLTRKSAKRSYPPGQHGQARRKRSEYAIRLEEKQKLRFNYGISERQLVRYVKKARAQEGSTGTNLLKLLESRLDNVCFRLGFGPTIPGARQLVCHGHVTVNGRLVDIASYHCKSGDQIAIRERKQSRKLAEGNLEFPGLANVPPHLELDKPKLRAKVVGSVEREWVALEINELLVVEYYSRKV, from the coding sequence ATGTCCAGATACCGCGGCCCTCGCCTGAGGATCACGCGGCGCTTGGGAGACCTCCCCGGTCTCACCCGTAAGTCCGCCAAGCGGTCTTATCCCCCCGGTCAGCACGGCCAAGCCCGTCGCAAGCGCTCGGAATACGCCATCCGCCTCGAGGAGAAGCAAAAGCTTCGCTTCAACTACGGCATCTCGGAACGCCAGCTCGTGCGCTACGTGAAGAAAGCGCGCGCCCAGGAGGGGTCCACCGGCACCAACCTGCTCAAGCTGCTGGAGAGCCGCCTCGACAACGTCTGTTTCCGTCTCGGCTTCGGGCCCACCATCCCCGGCGCCCGGCAGCTGGTCTGCCACGGCCACGTCACCGTGAACGGCCGTCTGGTCGACATCGCCAGCTACCACTGCAAGTCCGGCGATCAGATCGCCATCCGCGAACGCAAGCAGAGCCGCAAGCTCGCCGAAGGCAATCTCGAATTCCCCGGCCTGGCCAACGTGCCGCCGCACCTGGAGCTGGACAAGCCCAAGCTGCGCGCCAAGGTCGTCGGCTCGGTGGAGCGCGAATGGGTTGCGCTCGAGATCAACGAACTCCTGGTGGTGGAGTACTACTCCAGGAAGGTCTGA
- a CDS encoding PAS domain-containing sensor histidine kinase, whose amino-acid sequence MDIKANSEAAAAGAGLASAAVATAVLSAKGAWIEMNRSLQAWLGVEQNPPIGMSWEDVTHPDDRERDRQQIDRMARGHIRGITIHKRFIRADGGVRPAAVTIAVLENDAQQHPKALLALISDEADFADSAPAAAGSDHAQLEALFDGMDDVIYVSDPDSYDLLYVNAAFKAAWGDDVVGRKCHEVLQNRDSPCPFCTNKYIFNENLGQTYRWEFRNEQNKHWYGIADKAIRWSNGKMVRLELARDITDSKTIGDERLRLEKFTSLGHLTAGLAHELNNPLMGIINFAQYCLKKTDATDSRHEVLKDIEHEARRCAAIVKDLLSFSRHHASSENVAYDVSLNTLVDQVLRLLQYRGRKENIAIEVDAGRETIGIRADPNAIQQVLINLLTNAFDAVTGCETRRVRIGLSRDRDHAVLEIEDTGPGIPADQRTHIFDPFYTTKPEGKGTGLGLSTSWSIIQEHKGTIDCFSREGHGTTMTVRLPSAGASHQAAARQPAG is encoded by the coding sequence ATGGATATCAAGGCGAACAGTGAGGCAGCTGCAGCAGGCGCCGGCCTTGCTTCAGCAGCGGTGGCCACAGCTGTGCTATCCGCGAAGGGGGCCTGGATTGAGATGAACAGGTCTTTGCAGGCCTGGCTCGGTGTGGAGCAGAACCCACCGATCGGCATGTCCTGGGAGGATGTGACACATCCGGATGATCGGGAGAGGGATCGTCAGCAGATCGATCGAATGGCTCGTGGGCACATCAGAGGCATCACCATCCACAAACGCTTCATCAGAGCCGATGGCGGGGTTCGACCCGCTGCGGTGACCATCGCCGTCCTGGAGAACGACGCACAGCAGCATCCCAAAGCGCTGCTGGCCCTGATCAGCGATGAAGCCGATTTTGCCGACTCGGCCCCCGCTGCTGCCGGCTCGGACCACGCCCAACTGGAAGCACTGTTCGACGGCATGGATGATGTGATCTATGTCTCCGATCCCGACAGCTACGACCTGCTCTATGTGAATGCCGCCTTCAAGGCGGCCTGGGGCGATGATGTAGTGGGCAGAAAATGTCATGAAGTTCTGCAGAATCGGGACTCGCCCTGCCCATTCTGTACGAACAAGTACATCTTCAACGAGAATCTGGGCCAGACCTACCGGTGGGAGTTCAGGAACGAGCAGAACAAGCACTGGTACGGCATCGCCGACAAGGCGATCCGCTGGTCCAATGGCAAGATGGTTCGGTTGGAACTAGCACGAGACATCACAGACAGCAAGACCATTGGCGACGAGCGGCTCAGGCTGGAGAAGTTCACGTCGCTGGGCCATCTCACCGCGGGCCTGGCCCACGAGCTGAACAATCCATTGATGGGCATCATCAATTTCGCCCAGTACTGCCTGAAGAAGACCGATGCCACTGACAGCCGTCACGAGGTTCTGAAAGACATCGAACACGAAGCCAGACGCTGCGCGGCCATCGTGAAAGATCTGCTCTCGTTCTCACGCCACCATGCCAGCAGCGAAAACGTGGCTTACGACGTCAGCCTCAACACACTGGTGGATCAGGTGCTGAGATTGCTGCAGTACCGAGGGCGGAAGGAGAACATTGCGATCGAGGTCGACGCCGGGCGGGAGACGATCGGAATCCGAGCGGATCCGAACGCCATTCAGCAGGTTCTCATCAATCTTCTCACCAACGCCTTCGATGCCGTGACTGGGTGCGAGACCAGACGGGTGCGGATCGGACTCTCTCGCGACAGGGATCATGCCGTTCTGGAGATCGAAGACACGGGGCCAGGCATTCCCGCGGATCAGAGAACACACATCTTTGACCCCTTCTACACCACAAAGCCGGAGGGAAAGGGTACGGGACTGGGCCTCTCCACCTCTTGGTCGATCATTCAGGAGCACAAAGGCACGATCGACTGCTTCAGCCGCGAAGGCCACGGCACCACCATGACCGTGCGGCTTCCCAGCGCCGGGGCATCCCATCAGGCTGCTGCTCGGCAACCGGCGGGCTAG